One Oligoflexus sp. genomic window carries:
- a CDS encoding Dps family protein encodes MTQVRDSLQLLMADALVMFTKVHNYHWNVRGPQFYGVHARTEEIYEQFAEIYDDVAERILQLGGTPIVTLKETLAKARLKEETETRFTVDQVMQSLIKDCEHFLKEFRNLSSIAGDDSTTAAYAEEKVAEFEKSLWMMKSTAS; translated from the coding sequence ATGACACAAGTAAGAGATTCTCTCCAACTTCTGATGGCGGATGCATTGGTCATGTTCACCAAGGTTCATAACTATCACTGGAACGTTCGTGGACCTCAGTTCTATGGAGTTCATGCGCGTACGGAAGAAATCTATGAGCAGTTTGCTGAAATCTACGACGACGTCGCCGAGCGCATTCTGCAGCTGGGTGGAACGCCTATCGTGACTCTGAAAGAGACCCTGGCCAAGGCCCGGTTGAAAGAGGAAACCGAAACCCGCTTCACCGTCGACCAGGTGATGCAGAGTCTGATCAAAGACTGCGAGCACTTCCTGAAAGAATTCCGCAACCTCTCCAGCATCGCCGGAGACGACAGCACCACCGCCGCTTACGCCGAAGAAAAGGTCGCTGAGTTTGAGAAATCGCTGTGGATGATGAAATCGACGGCCAGCTGA